A window from Cellulomonas sp. C5510 encodes these proteins:
- a CDS encoding phosphotransferase, which translates to MRSPLALAALATVAVPGFDAREVRPGGGSGDDDVALVTDTQRRHWVVRAPRSAAAGAALEAELVLLGALAEQVDAGRLPFDVPRVVGAAPLEEGGRVVVHRELPGREIALERLQPGPGVAASLGRSIAALHELPVSVVEDAGLPVYDAAAYRERRQAEVDEAARTGRVPATLLRRWEERLEDVSLWKFIPTVVHGDLSADHVLVADGAVTGVVAWGEAKVADPADDLAWLLVAAPQEAVDSVMEAYQLRRTELKDPHLAERALLAGELALARWLLYGVRSGDDEVVADAVQMLDELDEQTRDVAEPGTASS; encoded by the coding sequence GTGCGTTCACCCCTCGCCCTCGCCGCCCTCGCGACCGTCGCCGTCCCCGGCTTCGACGCGCGCGAGGTGCGACCCGGAGGCGGCTCCGGGGACGACGACGTCGCGCTCGTGACCGACACCCAGCGACGGCACTGGGTCGTCCGTGCACCCCGCTCGGCGGCGGCCGGGGCGGCGCTCGAGGCCGAGCTGGTGCTGCTGGGCGCGCTCGCCGAGCAGGTCGACGCCGGTCGCCTGCCGTTCGACGTGCCGCGGGTGGTGGGCGCGGCCCCCCTCGAGGAGGGCGGCCGCGTGGTCGTGCACCGCGAGCTGCCCGGCCGTGAGATCGCGCTCGAGCGGCTGCAGCCGGGGCCGGGCGTCGCCGCGTCCCTCGGCCGGTCGATCGCCGCGCTCCACGAGCTGCCCGTCTCGGTCGTCGAGGACGCCGGGCTGCCGGTGTACGACGCGGCCGCCTACCGCGAGCGCCGCCAGGCCGAGGTCGACGAGGCCGCCCGCACCGGGCGGGTGCCCGCCACGCTGCTGCGCCGGTGGGAGGAGCGCCTCGAGGACGTCTCCCTGTGGAAGTTCATCCCGACCGTCGTGCACGGCGACCTGTCGGCGGACCACGTGCTGGTGGCGGACGGTGCCGTCACCGGCGTGGTCGCGTGGGGCGAGGCGAAGGTGGCGGACCCCGCGGACGACCTGGCGTGGCTGCTCGTCGCCGCCCCACAGGAGGCGGTGGACTCCGTCATGGAGGCCTACCAGCTGCGGCGCACCGAGCTGAAGGACCCGCACCTCGCGGAGCGCGCGCTGCTCGCCGGGGAGCTGGCGCTGGCACGGTGGCTGCTGTACGGCGTGCGGTCCGGCGACGACGAGGTGGTCGCGGACGCCGTGCAGATGCTCGACGAGCTCGACGAGCAGACCCGCGACGTGGCCGAGCCGGGCACCGCCTCGAGCTGA